In one Candidatus Planktophila versatilis genomic region, the following are encoded:
- a CDS encoding biotin transporter BioY — MSIQSGSLRATVFPRSSALTQVLFVAAGVAFIALLAQIAIPVPGSPVPVTGQTLAVLLIGTTYGARLGVLTFATYLLAGVAGAPIFAPSGTSANHGIDRLIGATGGYLVGMLVASLVLGYLADRKADQKFRTSFPALLLGDAIIFTFGLLWLQQTLDLSWSKTIAAGFTPFILGEAIKIAITATSLPLVWRRISRTLNK, encoded by the coding sequence ATGTCGATTCAATCAGGATCACTACGCGCGACTGTTTTCCCTCGTAGCTCAGCACTTACCCAAGTGCTCTTTGTGGCAGCTGGCGTAGCTTTCATCGCACTCCTTGCCCAGATTGCTATCCCAGTTCCCGGTTCTCCTGTTCCTGTCACAGGGCAAACACTTGCTGTGCTCCTTATTGGAACTACCTATGGCGCTCGCTTAGGAGTTCTTACTTTTGCCACATATCTTCTTGCCGGTGTTGCTGGTGCACCAATATTTGCTCCTTCTGGCACATCTGCCAATCACGGAATTGATCGCCTGATTGGCGCAACCGGTGGATACCTTGTTGGAATGTTGGTGGCATCCCTTGTGCTTGGTTATTTAGCTGATCGTAAAGCAGATCAGAAATTCAGAACCTCTTTCCCAGCACTTCTTCTTGGCGATGCAATCATCTTCACCTTCGGCTTACTCTGGTTACAGCAGACACTTGATCTCTCTTGGTCAAAGACAATTGCGGCCGGCTTTACCCCTTTCATTCTCGGTGAAGCAATCAAGATTGCAATTACTGCTACTTCGCTGCCGCTTGTGTGGCGCAGAATTTCACGCACACTTAATAAATAG
- a CDS encoding NuoB/complex I 20 kDa subunit family protein has protein sequence MGLEDKLPSGVLLSTVEGLAGYMRKSSLWPATFGLACCAIEMMALGSAPKHDISRFGMERFSASPRQADLMIVAGRVSQKMAPVLRQIYDQMTAPKWVISMGACASSGGMFNNYAIVQGVDHIVPVDIYLPGCPPRPEQLMDAIIKLHALISDTKLGPNREAVIKEVELAAMNAKPTIQMKGLLA, from the coding sequence GTGGGACTAGAAGATAAATTACCAAGTGGAGTTTTACTCTCCACGGTTGAAGGTCTTGCCGGCTACATGCGCAAGAGCTCACTCTGGCCAGCAACATTTGGTCTTGCATGTTGCGCCATTGAAATGATGGCACTTGGTTCAGCGCCAAAGCATGATATTTCTCGTTTTGGTATGGAACGCTTTTCGGCATCGCCTCGTCAAGCAGATCTCATGATTGTTGCTGGTCGCGTTTCGCAGAAGATGGCGCCAGTGCTGCGCCAGATTTATGATCAAATGACAGCGCCAAAGTGGGTTATTTCCATGGGTGCATGCGCATCCTCTGGTGGAATGTTTAACAACTATGCAATTGTGCAAGGTGTTGATCACATTGTGCCTGTTGATATTTATCTTCCAGGATGCCCACCGCGTCCAGAACAGTTGATGGATGCAATCATCAAGCTGCACGCACTTATTAGCGATACCAAGCTCGGTCCAAACCGGGAAGCGGTTATTAAAGAGGTAGAACTTGCAGCGATGAATGCCAAGCCAACCATTCAAATGAAGGGTTTGCTCGCCTAA
- the nuoH gene encoding NADH-quinone oxidoreductase subunit NuoH, translating into MSTAELLGKDPGWIIAVKALIVFIICVVATLMAVWTERRVLAKMQLRTGPNRVGKFGLLQSLSDGVKLALKEDIIPAAADKVVFILAPIIATSMCFMAFAVIPMTGVVNLFGHQTALQLTDLPVGVLYILAVTSIGVYGVVLAGWSSGSTYPLLGGLRSSAQVISYEIAMGLSLVAVFIYAGSMSTSAIVDSQHQNIWNAVVLFPSFIIYVISMVGETNRAPFDLAEAEGELVGGFHTEYSSLKFALFFLAEYVNIIAVSALATTLFLGGYHAPPGLGFTEQWLGGWFTFVWFITKVNLFFFIFMWLRATLPRLRYDQFMKFGWKVLIPASLVWILIVATIRVLQQEGASRVVTIAFAGGVALLLMAISSLTDRSKKVSGAPLAQGESPEFPVPSLPHLRSISVTGGQK; encoded by the coding sequence ATGAGTACAGCAGAGCTTTTAGGAAAAGATCCAGGTTGGATTATTGCTGTTAAGGCACTTATTGTCTTTATTATCTGTGTGGTTGCAACGCTGATGGCGGTGTGGACTGAACGTCGCGTTCTCGCCAAAATGCAGCTGCGTACTGGCCCTAACCGCGTGGGAAAGTTTGGTCTTCTTCAATCACTTTCTGATGGCGTCAAGCTAGCCTTAAAGGAAGACATCATTCCGGCAGCTGCAGATAAAGTTGTTTTCATCCTCGCACCCATTATTGCTACCTCAATGTGCTTTATGGCCTTTGCTGTTATTCCAATGACTGGAGTGGTAAATCTCTTTGGGCACCAGACCGCGCTACAACTGACCGATCTGCCAGTGGGAGTTCTTTACATTCTGGCCGTGACATCAATCGGTGTCTATGGCGTTGTACTTGCAGGGTGGTCTTCTGGATCTACTTACCCACTACTTGGCGGATTGCGTTCAAGTGCGCAAGTGATTTCTTATGAAATCGCAATGGGGCTCTCACTTGTTGCAGTCTTTATCTATGCCGGCTCGATGTCTACATCGGCGATTGTTGATTCACAGCACCAAAACATTTGGAATGCAGTGGTGCTCTTCCCGTCATTTATTATTTATGTCATTTCTATGGTGGGCGAGACCAACCGCGCACCATTTGACTTAGCTGAAGCAGAAGGCGAACTCGTTGGCGGATTCCACACCGAGTATTCATCACTTAAATTCGCACTCTTCTTCCTGGCTGAATATGTCAACATCATTGCAGTTTCAGCTCTTGCAACAACACTCTTCCTCGGTGGCTATCACGCACCTCCAGGACTTGGTTTCACAGAGCAATGGCTTGGTGGATGGTTCACATTTGTTTGGTTCATCACCAAAGTTAATTTGTTCTTCTTTATCTTCATGTGGTTGCGCGCAACTCTTCCGCGCCTGCGTTATGACCAGTTTATGAAATTTGGCTGGAAGGTTCTCATTCCTGCCTCACTTGTTTGGATTCTCATCGTTGCAACTATTCGCGTTTTGCAGCAAGAAGGTGCAAGCAGAGTAGTGACCATCGCATTTGCAGGGGGAGTAGCTCTGCTCTTGATGGCGATTTCATCGCTGACAGATCGCAGTAAGAAAGTTTCTGGAGCACCACTTGCGCAAGGTGAAAGCCCTGAATTCCCAGTGCCTTCACTTCCACATCTTCGCTCCATTAGCGTTACAGGAGGCCAGAAATGA
- a CDS encoding NADH-quinone oxidoreductase subunit D codes for MTTTFDPYASSRETTEGTVFSVTGGDWDSLVSEIGESKEERIIVNMGPQHPSTHGVLRLVLELEGETITEVRTGIGYLHTGIEKNIEYRNWTQGVTFVTRMDYLSPIFNETAYCLAVEKLLGITNDIPERASVIRVLMMELNRISSHMVALGTGALELGAMGPMFFAFRDREIVLDTFEEITGLRMNMAYVRPGGVSQDLPAGMGVKLREVVKTLRKNFEDNAKLLIGNTIWMKRTEGIGYLDLAGCTTLGITGPVLRSAGLPWDLRKTQPYCGYENYDFDVITADTADVYGRFLVRMAELEQSLRIIEQAIDKLDALEGQPVMVADKKIAWPAQLALGADGLGNSLEHIREIMGSSMESLIHHFKLVTEGFRVPAGQAYVAIESPRGELGAHVVSDGGTRPYRVHFREPSFNNLQATSAMSEGGMISDIIGAVASIDPVMGGVDR; via the coding sequence GTGACTACAACATTTGATCCATACGCATCATCACGCGAAACCACCGAAGGAACAGTCTTTTCAGTTACTGGCGGTGATTGGGATTCACTCGTTTCCGAAATTGGTGAATCTAAAGAGGAACGCATTATCGTAAATATGGGTCCACAGCATCCATCTACGCACGGAGTGCTTCGCCTCGTTCTTGAACTTGAGGGTGAAACCATTACTGAAGTGCGTACCGGTATTGGCTATTTGCATACTGGAATTGAAAAGAACATTGAATACCGTAACTGGACCCAAGGGGTCACATTTGTGACTCGCATGGATTACCTGTCACCAATTTTTAATGAAACTGCTTACTGCCTGGCCGTTGAAAAACTTCTGGGCATCACCAATGACATTCCAGAGCGCGCTTCTGTAATTCGGGTTCTGATGATGGAACTCAACCGAATCTCCTCACACATGGTCGCACTTGGCACCGGCGCACTTGAGCTCGGAGCCATGGGACCAATGTTCTTCGCCTTCCGCGATCGTGAAATTGTGCTTGATACCTTTGAAGAGATCACTGGATTACGTATGAATATGGCCTATGTGCGCCCCGGGGGAGTATCGCAAGATCTTCCAGCCGGAATGGGTGTCAAGCTTCGCGAAGTAGTGAAGACACTTCGTAAGAACTTTGAAGATAATGCCAAGTTGCTTATCGGTAACACAATCTGGATGAAGCGCACAGAAGGTATTGGTTATCTCGATCTAGCTGGCTGTACAACACTTGGAATTACTGGACCAGTACTTCGCTCTGCCGGACTTCCATGGGATCTACGAAAGACGCAGCCGTACTGTGGATATGAAAATTATGACTTTGATGTCATCACAGCAGATACCGCAGATGTCTATGGCCGTTTCCTAGTGCGCATGGCAGAACTAGAACAGTCACTTCGCATTATTGAACAAGCAATCGATAAGTTAGATGCACTAGAAGGTCAACCAGTAATGGTTGCCGATAAGAAGATTGCCTGGCCGGCGCAGTTGGCACTGGGCGCTGATGGTCTTGGAAACTCACTGGAGCACATCCGCGAAATTATGGGATCTTCTATGGAATCACTGATTCACCACTTCAAACTTGTTACCGAAGGCTTCCGAGTTCCAGCAGGCCAGGCATATGTGGCAATTGAATCTCCACGTGGGGAACTTGGCGCACATGTTGTCTCCGACGGTGGAACTCGCCCTTACCGAGTACATTTCCGGGAACCATCTTTTAATAACTTGCAAGCAACTTCTGCCATGAGTGAAGGCGGAATGATTTCTGACATTATCGGCGCAGTTGCATCTATCGATCCTGTTATGGGAGGGGTGGACCGCTAA
- a CDS encoding NADH-quinone oxidoreductase subunit C, with translation MTQEQNGMFGAAGTGDTSGYGGLVRTAAATGSTERPYGGYFDDVADDLERAYPDFADAITRVVVDRGELTLHIKKSRLVEVAFILRDKLKFEMCMGVSGVHYLDRTGAELVALYPLLSLTKNQRIRLEVATSELDPHIPSLVEVWAGNNWHERETFDMFGIIFDGHPGLTRILMPDDWDGHPQRKDYPLGGIAVEYKGATTPAPSQRRSYQ, from the coding sequence ATGACTCAAGAACAGAACGGTATGTTCGGCGCTGCCGGAACGGGAGATACCTCGGGATATGGCGGACTTGTTCGCACCGCGGCAGCAACTGGTTCAACTGAGCGCCCATACGGTGGATATTTTGACGATGTTGCAGACGATCTTGAGCGTGCATATCCTGATTTTGCCGATGCCATCACTCGCGTAGTTGTAGATCGTGGCGAACTGACTTTGCATATTAAGAAATCACGTTTAGTTGAGGTCGCATTTATCTTGCGCGATAAGTTGAAATTTGAAATGTGTATGGGTGTTTCTGGTGTGCACTACCTAGATCGCACAGGTGCGGAACTAGTTGCCCTTTATCCACTGCTCTCGCTGACAAAGAATCAACGTATTCGCCTTGAGGTTGCTACCTCAGAACTTGACCCACATATCCCATCTCTTGTTGAAGTATGGGCTGGCAATAATTGGCATGAACGCGAAACCTTTGACATGTTTGGAATCATCTTCGATGGTCATCCTGGGCTTACTCGTATTTTGATGCCCGATGATTGGGATGGACATCCGCAACGTAAAGATTATCCATTGGGTGGAATCGCAGTTGAGTACAAGGGCGCAACAACGCCTGCTCCATCACAACGCAGGAGCTACCAGTGA
- a CDS encoding demethylmenaquinone methyltransferase, translating into MSRANMDKNPDEVAAMFDGVAKRYDLVNDLLSLGQTKAWRRATTKIIAPKAGMKILDLAAGTGSSSEPLAAAGADVIPADFSEGMLAAGRKARPHLAFTKADALNLPFKDGEFDLVTISFGLRNTQNTQLALAEMLRVTKPGGQLVVCEFSSPTFAPFRKIYTNYLMRALPWVASRTSSNPDAYIYLAESIRAWPNQGALAAQISQAGWSGVTWKNLTGGVVAVHMAFK; encoded by the coding sequence ATGTCACGCGCCAATATGGATAAGAACCCTGATGAAGTGGCAGCGATGTTCGATGGGGTTGCCAAGCGCTATGACCTAGTCAATGACCTGCTCAGCTTGGGCCAGACCAAAGCCTGGCGCCGGGCAACGACCAAAATCATCGCCCCAAAAGCAGGGATGAAGATTCTTGATTTAGCCGCCGGGACAGGTTCGAGCTCTGAGCCATTAGCCGCAGCGGGCGCCGATGTGATCCCAGCTGATTTCAGTGAGGGGATGTTGGCCGCGGGCCGCAAAGCTCGCCCGCACCTAGCCTTTACCAAGGCCGATGCCCTCAACCTTCCTTTTAAAGATGGCGAATTTGATCTTGTCACTATCTCTTTTGGCCTTCGAAATACTCAGAACACCCAGCTGGCCTTAGCCGAGATGCTGCGGGTGACAAAGCCCGGTGGCCAATTGGTGGTCTGTGAATTCTCCAGCCCAACCTTTGCCCCCTTTCGCAAGATCTATACCAACTACCTGATGCGGGCACTTCCCTGGGTGGCCAGTCGAACCTCATCTAACCCAGATGCCTATATCTACCTGGCAGAGTCGATTCGAGCATGGCCGAATCAAGGGGCGCTCGCTGCTCAGATTAGCCAGGCCGGCTGGAGTGGGGTCACCTGGAAAAACCTGACTGGCGGAGTTGTCGCAGTTCACATGGCGTTCAAGTAA
- a CDS encoding NADH-quinone oxidoreductase subunit G, with the protein MTTTQDAAVAVELITVVIDGFEVSVPKGTLIIRAAEKLGIQIPRFCDHPLLDPVGACRQCLVDVEINGRAFPKPQASCTIPVEPNMIVKTQLTSPVADKAQKGVMELLLGNHPLDCPVCDKGGECPLQNQAMSNGRADARLDGYKRTFEKPISISSSVLLDRERCVLCARCTRFSEQIASDAFITLNERGALQQVGIYENDPFKSYFSGNTVQICPVGALTGTSYRFRARPFDLVSTPSACEHCASGCDMRTDVRRGKTLRRLAGDDASVNEEWNCDKGRWAFKYVTALDRLTHPLVRNAEGVLVQASWPEALAAAAAGLKGKRAAVITGGRVTTEDAYGYSKFARIALGTKDIYFRARVTSDEEGDFLAAHVVGSAATYRDIDMADHVALIAFEPEEESPIVFLRLNKNFKKRGLKVSAIATKKSIAMDKLKAEFVKVAPGAEGSAVATLSLTAKSVILVGERASESAGLFSAVAALAAKTGAKIAYIPRRAGERGALEAGALGSLLPGGRPVADAAARVDIAAAWGVAALPTQPGRTTAEIISSLAAGQLDAVVVGGIDAHDLSNSRVALDALKKSFVVSLEIAPSSITEVADVVLPVAAITEKSGSFLNWEGRARAFDAAVEDSQNRSDVRILSMIADAMGESIMLGTVTAAAREFNQLGKWDGARVAFTSVAPVAAKAIGANEALLTSWRRLLDMGTLQKGEDNLAGTRRPTVAVISAKRATSLGVTSGDQVRVANAHGSITIPALVEDIHDDAVWLPRNSFASQTLVSLNAVHGDVVTVVKA; encoded by the coding sequence ATGACTACGACTCAAGATGCTGCAGTTGCCGTAGAACTGATCACTGTTGTCATTGATGGTTTCGAAGTCTCTGTTCCAAAGGGAACGCTCATTATTCGCGCCGCTGAAAAACTTGGAATTCAAATTCCACGATTCTGCGATCACCCACTTCTAGATCCAGTAGGGGCATGTCGTCAGTGTCTAGTTGATGTTGAAATCAATGGTCGTGCATTTCCAAAGCCGCAAGCTTCTTGCACAATTCCGGTAGAACCAAACATGATTGTAAAGACACAGCTGACTTCACCTGTTGCAGATAAAGCGCAGAAAGGTGTGATGGAGCTGCTGCTTGGTAACCATCCACTTGATTGCCCAGTCTGCGATAAAGGTGGCGAATGTCCATTGCAGAACCAGGCAATGAGCAATGGGCGCGCAGATGCCCGCCTAGATGGATATAAGCGCACCTTCGAAAAGCCAATCAGTATTTCTTCATCCGTACTACTTGATCGTGAGCGTTGTGTTCTCTGTGCTCGCTGCACCCGATTCTCGGAACAAATCGCATCAGATGCCTTTATTACTCTTAACGAGCGTGGCGCCCTCCAGCAGGTCGGCATTTATGAAAATGATCCATTTAAATCTTACTTCTCAGGTAACACAGTTCAGATTTGCCCAGTGGGTGCGCTGACCGGTACTTCCTATCGTTTCCGTGCTCGTCCCTTTGATTTAGTTTCTACGCCATCAGCTTGTGAGCATTGTGCTTCAGGTTGTGACATGCGCACCGATGTTCGACGAGGCAAGACCCTTCGCCGTCTCGCTGGTGATGATGCATCAGTTAATGAAGAATGGAATTGCGATAAGGGACGCTGGGCATTTAAGTATGTGACCGCACTCGATCGTCTTACTCACCCACTTGTGCGAAATGCAGAAGGTGTGCTTGTGCAAGCATCATGGCCGGAAGCACTGGCAGCAGCGGCAGCAGGACTTAAGGGAAAGCGTGCCGCGGTAATCACTGGCGGGCGCGTTACTACCGAAGATGCATATGGCTATTCCAAGTTTGCCCGCATTGCACTAGGAACAAAAGATATTTATTTTCGAGCGCGTGTTACTTCAGATGAAGAAGGGGACTTCCTGGCCGCCCACGTTGTTGGCTCAGCTGCCACCTATCGCGATATCGATATGGCAGATCATGTTGCACTGATCGCCTTCGAACCAGAAGAAGAGTCTCCGATTGTTTTCTTGCGTTTAAATAAGAATTTTAAGAAGCGTGGCCTGAAAGTTTCGGCAATTGCAACGAAAAAATCTATTGCCATGGATAAACTCAAGGCAGAGTTTGTAAAAGTCGCACCAGGTGCGGAAGGTTCTGCAGTTGCCACACTTTCACTTACTGCAAAGTCTGTGATTCTTGTTGGAGAGCGTGCCTCTGAAAGTGCTGGGCTCTTCTCAGCAGTGGCAGCACTTGCCGCAAAGACTGGTGCAAAGATTGCATATATTCCACGTAGAGCAGGAGAACGTGGAGCACTAGAAGCAGGTGCACTCGGATCACTTCTTCCAGGTGGACGTCCAGTTGCTGATGCCGCAGCTCGAGTAGATATTGCAGCTGCATGGGGAGTTGCCGCACTACCAACGCAACCAGGTCGCACAACAGCAGAAATAATCTCTAGCCTGGCAGCAGGTCAACTTGATGCAGTCGTTGTCGGTGGCATCGATGCGCATGACTTATCTAATTCACGCGTGGCACTAGATGCGCTGAAGAAATCATTTGTCGTCTCATTAGAAATTGCGCCAAGTTCCATTACCGAAGTTGCCGACGTTGTATTACCGGTTGCTGCAATTACTGAAAAGAGTGGAAGTTTCCTTAACTGGGAAGGTCGAGCACGCGCATTTGATGCAGCGGTGGAAGACTCCCAGAACCGTAGCGATGTTCGAATTCTGTCCATGATTGCCGATGCCATGGGTGAATCCATCATGCTCGGCACCGTCACCGCAGCAGCTCGTGAATTTAACCAACTAGGTAAGTGGGATGGCGCCCGCGTTGCCTTCACATCGGTCGCGCCAGTAGCTGCGAAAGCAATCGGTGCCAACGAGGCACTTCTTACTTCATGGCGCCGCCTGCTTGATATGGGAACTTTGCAAAAGGGTGAAGATAATCTTGCTGGCACGCGTCGTCCAACAGTTGCTGTGATTTCAGCTAAGCGTGCGACATCACTCGGTGTTACATCAGGTGATCAGGTGCGAGTAGCAAATGCTCACGGCTCGATCACTATTCCGGCACTGGTTGAAGATATTCACGATGATGCAGTGTGGTTACCACGTAATTCCTTTGCATCACAGACTCTAGTTTCACTCAATGCAGTGCACGGCGATGTAGTAACGGTGGTGAAGGCATGA
- the nuoF gene encoding NADH-quinone oxidoreductase subunit NuoF, protein MSKLTPVLSAHWDEADSFTIEAYTRHGGYTASKKALAMDPEAVIQMVKDSGLRGRGGAGFPTGMKWGFIPQGDDKDHYLVVNADESEPGTCKDTPLLLANPHVLIEGCIIACHAIRAKRAFIYIRGEVTHVVRRVNAAIADAYSAGHLGNGIDVTLHIGAGAYICGEETALLDSLEGFRGQPRLRPPFPAIAGLYARPTVVNNVESIASVPAIISNGAEWYQSMGTEKSKGATLYSLSGHVNNPGQFEAPLGITLREILEIAGGVRTGHKLKFWTPGGSSTPLFTDAHLDTPLDYEGVAAAGSMLGTKALQIFDETTCVVRAVLRWTEFYKHESCGKCTPCREGTWWLVQILRDLENGTGTEADLEKLLDLCDNIMGRSFCALGDGATSPITSSIKYFRDEYIAHLTNGACPFDPVKSTLFVGAVN, encoded by the coding sequence ATGTCAAAGTTAACTCCCGTCCTTTCGGCACATTGGGATGAAGCAGATTCATTTACCATCGAGGCTTACACACGTCACGGTGGATATACCGCTTCGAAAAAAGCACTTGCCATGGATCCTGAAGCAGTCATTCAAATGGTGAAAGATTCTGGTCTTCGCGGTCGCGGTGGTGCGGGCTTTCCTACCGGTATGAAGTGGGGATTTATTCCACAAGGTGACGATAAAGATCACTACCTGGTAGTTAATGCTGATGAATCTGAGCCGGGAACTTGTAAAGATACGCCGCTACTTTTGGCTAACCCACATGTATTAATCGAAGGCTGCATCATTGCTTGTCATGCAATTCGGGCAAAGCGTGCATTTATCTATATTCGCGGTGAAGTAACACATGTAGTCCGTCGAGTAAATGCTGCAATTGCAGATGCATATAGCGCCGGACATCTTGGAAATGGAATTGATGTCACCCTTCACATCGGAGCAGGTGCATATATTTGTGGCGAGGAAACCGCACTCCTTGATTCACTAGAAGGTTTCCGTGGGCAACCACGTCTGCGCCCACCATTTCCAGCAATTGCTGGTCTCTATGCCCGCCCTACTGTGGTCAACAACGTGGAATCAATCGCATCTGTTCCGGCAATTATTAGCAATGGCGCAGAGTGGTACCAATCAATGGGCACAGAGAAGTCAAAGGGTGCAACTCTTTACTCACTTTCGGGCCATGTGAATAATCCTGGCCAATTCGAAGCACCACTTGGCATTACTTTGCGTGAAATTCTTGAAATCGCTGGTGGAGTTCGAACCGGGCATAAGCTCAAGTTTTGGACACCTGGTGGATCTTCCACTCCACTATTTACCGATGCCCACCTTGATACGCCACTGGATTACGAAGGTGTGGCAGCAGCAGGTTCGATGCTTGGAACTAAAGCACTGCAAATCTTTGATGAAACAACATGTGTAGTGCGCGCAGTACTTCGCTGGACTGAGTTCTATAAGCATGAGTCATGTGGAAAGTGCACACCGTGTCGCGAAGGCACCTGGTGGTTGGTTCAGATCTTGCGTGATCTGGAAAATGGAACAGGTACAGAGGCAGACCTTGAGAAGTTACTTGATCTTTGTGACAACATCATGGGCCGCTCATTTTGCGCACTCGGTGATGGCGCAACTAGCCCAATTACATCTTCGATTAAGTATTTCCGTGATGAATACATCGCACACCTCACAAACGGTGCCTGCCCATTTGATCCCGTGAAATCAACACTCTTTGTCGGGGCGGTGAACTAA
- a CDS encoding NADH-quinone oxidoreductase subunit A, producing the protein MNGNPYIPIIVIFAIGFGFAAFSVAIAAVTGPARYNRAKQMAYECGIEPSPQALQGGRFPVKYFLTAMLFIIFDIEIVFLYPWAVAFDQLGLFGLVEMAIFIGTVFVAYAYVWRRGGLEWD; encoded by the coding sequence GTGAACGGCAATCCATATATCCCAATAATCGTGATTTTCGCGATTGGTTTTGGCTTTGCCGCCTTTTCGGTCGCAATCGCTGCCGTAACCGGCCCGGCTCGCTATAACCGCGCCAAGCAAATGGCCTATGAATGCGGAATCGAACCTTCTCCACAAGCGCTGCAAGGTGGACGCTTTCCGGTCAAGTACTTTCTTACCGCGATGCTCTTCATCATCTTTGATATTGAAATTGTTTTCCTTTATCCATGGGCGGTTGCATTTGATCAACTTGGGCTATTTGGATTAGTTGAAATGGCAATCTTTATCGGCACAGTTTTTGTTGCATATGCATATGTGTGGCGCCGTGGCGGATTGGAATGGGATTAA
- the nuoE gene encoding NADH-quinone oxidoreductase subunit NuoE, protein MAINQTLNQEIMQSIIKRYPRSRSAIMPLLHYVQSVSGYVTNEGIELISDLLDIETAEVSAVATFYTQYKRKPVGEYHVGVCTNTLCAVMGGDAIFSALKEHLGIENDGVTDDGKVSLEHIECNAACDYAPVVMANWEFYDNQTVESAKSLVDAARSGNPPAPTRGPNKLVTYKQASAVLAGLDDGLAREGVQAGGPTLLGLKLSKEGK, encoded by the coding sequence ATGGCAATCAATCAAACTTTGAATCAAGAAATAATGCAATCAATCATTAAGCGCTATCCACGTAGCCGCTCAGCAATCATGCCGCTGCTTCACTATGTGCAATCGGTATCTGGTTATGTAACAAATGAAGGTATTGAATTAATCTCTGATCTACTTGATATTGAAACTGCAGAAGTATCTGCAGTGGCAACTTTCTATACCCAGTACAAGCGCAAGCCGGTCGGGGAATATCATGTAGGAGTCTGCACCAATACCTTGTGCGCGGTAATGGGTGGAGATGCAATCTTTTCCGCCCTTAAAGAGCACCTCGGCATTGAAAATGATGGCGTGACAGATGACGGAAAAGTTTCACTTGAACATATCGAGTGCAACGCTGCTTGTGATTACGCACCTGTCGTGATGGCTAACTGGGAGTTCTACGATAACCAAACTGTTGAGTCTGCTAAATCTCTCGTTGATGCAGCGCGCTCTGGAAATCCTCCGGCACCCACACGTGGCCCAAACAAACTTGTTACCTACAAGCAAGCATCGGCAGTCCTTGCCGGACTCGATGACGGACTTGCGCGCGAAGGTGTTCAAGCTGGTGGCCCAACGCTCCTTGGGTTGAAACTTTCAAAGGAAGGTAAGTAA